Proteins encoded by one window of Phoenix dactylifera cultivar Barhee BC4 unplaced genomic scaffold, palm_55x_up_171113_PBpolish2nd_filt_p 000121F, whole genome shotgun sequence:
- the LOC103716003 gene encoding uncharacterized protein LOC103716003 produces the protein MGSLEMGIALKRAPLLRSAPSAGGRSFFRRPRSRLARFLLFEKVDYLQWICTMAAFFFVVIFFQAFLPGPVMETSGGLGLHRGERDPGNLEGIGGSDFGEGITFAPSKLLERFERERREENLSLMALGRPVKRVGLLKPRLALVVADLSPDAMQLQMLSIAAALKEIGYDIEVLSFEEGPALAGWRAIGIPVYFLPINTKPEIAVDWFDYNGILVSSLEAKPVFSCLLQEPFKSIPVIWTIQERSLALRLSQYATNGQVQLINDWKQVFSRATVLVFPTHLLPMMYLEFDFGNYFIIPGSPAEALGAENFLAIHSDHDIRVNMGYGSEDFLIAIVGSEFTYSGMWLEQALILQALAPLLKEFLPEKTSHSMLKIHILSGNLTSAYQMALETIALKVGYPRGVVEHVVFDDEDMFSFLGIADLVIYGSFLEEPCFPRVLLQAMNLGKLIIAPDLGMIRKYVDDRVHGYLFPKKNVGMLTQIVLQVVSNGKLSLLAQKIASIGKVHARNLMATESIQGYALLLENILKFPSEISSPKDAKEIPLILKEEWQWHLFKNIADTNNLSRSFRSEKILDKLEEQWSRSQMESSADTALKFDEPFSSIAWEEEKRIEMFNARMRLEEQELKDRSDQPHGTWEEVYRNVKRADRARNALQERDDRELERTGQPLCIYEPYFGEGTWPFLHQTSLYRGISLSCKGQRPGADDIDASSRLPLLSNAYYRDILGEYGAFFALANRIDRVHKNAWIGFQSWKASARKACLSKKAETALLEAIEANRHGDTLYFWVRMDKDPRNPLQLDFWTFCDAINAGNCRFAVSEAFRRMYGVRHDLNSLPQMPNDGHSWSVMYSWALPTRSFLEFIMFSRMFVDALDAQMYDEHHQSGHCYLSVSKDRHCYSRVLELLVNIWAYHSARRMVYVNPETGEMQEQHKLMNRRGHMWIRWFSYATLKSMDEDLAEESDSEPPDRRWLWPSTGEVFWQGVYDRERNVHQQQKERRKQRSRDKIQRIIMRKRQKTLGKYIKPPPEETGDLNTTRAL, from the exons ATGGGGTCGCTGGAGATGGGGATTGCGTTGAAGAGGGCGCCGCTGCTCCGGTCGGCGCCGTCGGCCGGCGGGCGGTCATTTTTTCGCCGGCCGAGATCCAGGCTAGCTCGGTTCCTCCTCTTCGAGAAGGTTGACTACCTCCAATGGATTTGCACCATGGCCGCGTTTTTCTTCGTTGTCATATTCTTTCAGGCCTTCTTGCCGGGTCCTGTGATGGAGACATCGGGGGGTTTGGGTTTGCATAGGGGGGAGAGGGATCCGGGAAACTTGGAGGGGATTGGGGGTTCGGATTTCGGGGAGGGGATCACGTTCGCGCCGTCGAAGCTGCTGGAGAGGTTCGAgcgggagaggagggaggaaaaTTTATCGTTGATGGCGCTGGGGAGACCCGTGAAGCGGGTCGGGCTTCTAAAGCCGCGGCTGGCATTG GTGGTTGCCGATCTGTCGCCGGATGCCATGCAGTTGCAGATGCTTAGCATTGCAGCCGCTTTGAAGGAGATTGGGTATGATATCGAG GTTTTATCATTTGAAGAGGGCCCTGCTCTTGCTGGTTGGAGAGCTATAGGAATTCCTGTTTATTTTCTGCCTATCAACACAAAACCAGAAATTGCTGTTGATTGGTTTGA CTATAACGGCATTCTTGTGAGTTCTCTCGAGGCAAAGCCTGTATTTTCATG TCTTCTTCAGGAGCCTTTCAAATCTATACCTGTCATATGGACCATACAGGAGAGGTCCCTAGCTCTTCGTCTTAGTCAATATGCAACAAATGGCCAGGTTCAGCTTATAAATGACTGGAAACAAGTTTTTAGCAGAGCTACAGTTCTAGTGTTTCCAACCCATTTATTGCCG ATGATGTATTTGGAGTTTGATTTTGGGAACTACTTTATTATTCCGGGTTCTCCTGCTGAAGCATTGGGAGCAGAAAATTTtttggctattcacagtgacCATGATATAAGAGTTAATATGGGTTATGGATCAGAGGATTTTCTTATTGCTATTGTCGGCAGTGAATTTACATACAGTGGTATGTGGCTAGAGCAGGCACTCATCTTGCAAGCATTAGCACCACTACTCAAAGAGTTTCTACCTGAAAAGACTTCTCATTCTATGCTGAAAATTCACATTTTGAGTGGGAATTTAACTAGTGCATACCAGATGGCTCTAGAG ACCATTGCTTTAAAAGTTGGCTATCCAAGGGGTGTTGTGgagcatgttgtttttgatgatgaaGACATGTTCAGTTTTCTTGGAATAGCAGATCTTGTAATATATGGTTCATTTCTTGAGGAGCCGTGCTTTCCCAGAGTGCTACTGCAAGCTATGAATCTTGGAAAGCTAATCATTGCTCCTGATCTGGGCATGATAAGAAAATAT GTTGATGATAGGGTACATGGATATCTTTTTCCAAAGAAGAATGTTGGCATGCTCACCCAGATTGTACTTCAAGTCGTCTCAAATGGAAAATTGTCTCTACTTGCCCAGAAAATTGCATCAATTGGCAAAGTGCATGCCAGAAACCTAATGGCTACTGAAAGTATCCAGGGCTATGCATTGTTACTAGAAAATATTCTTAAATTTCCATCAGAAATTTCGTCTCCCAAGGATGCCAAGGAGATCCCTTTGATACTGAAGGAGGAATGGCAATGGCATCTGTTCAAGAACATTGCAGACACAAACAATCTAAGTAGAAGTTTCCGAAGTGAAAAAATATTAGACAAGCTTGAAGAGCAGTGGAGTCGTAGTCAAATGGAAAGCTCAGCTGATACTGCATTGAAGTTTGATGAACCATTCTCCTCAATAGCTtgggaggaagaaaaaagaatcgAGATGTTTAATGCCAGAATGAGATTAGAAGAACAAGAG TTGAAGGACAGGAGCGATCAGCCTCATGGAACATGGGAGGAAGTTTACCGGAATGTCAAAAGGGCTGACAGGGCAAGGAATGCATTGCAGGAGAGGGATGATAGGGAGCTTGAACGGACAGGGCAGCCCCTGTGTATATATGAACCTTATTTTGGGGAAGGAACTTGGCCTTTTCTGCATCAAACCTCGCTTTATCGTGGAATTAGCCTT TCCTGCAAAGGCCAAAGACCTGGAGCTGATGATATAGATGCTTCTTCCCGTCTTCCACTTCTTAGCAATGCATACTACCGAGATATTCTTGGTGAATATGGAGCCTTTTTTGCTTTGGCTAACCGGATTGATCGTGTACATAAGAATGCTTGGATTGGGTTCCAGTCTTGGAAAGCATCTGCAAGGAAG GCTTGCTTATCTAAGAAAGCTGAAACTGCACTTCTGGAGGCCATTGAAGCCAATAGGCATGGAGATACCCTTTACTTTTGGGTTCGAATGGACAAAGATCCAAGAAATCCTCTGCAACTAGATTTTTGGACATTTTGTGATGCCATAAATGCAGGAAACTGCAG ATTTGCTGTTTCTGAGGCTTTTCGGAGGATGTATGGTGTACGTCATGATTTGAACTCTTTGCCACAAATGCCTAATGATGGACATTCTTGGTCTGTTATGTACAGCTGGGCCTTACCAACAAGGTCTTTTCTTGAGTTCATCATGTTCTCAAG AATGTTTGTAGACGCATTGGATGCCCAGATGTATGACGAGCACCATCAAAGTGGGCATTGTTATTTGAGTGTATCTAAG GACCGCCACTGCTATTCTCGTGTGCTGGAGCTTCTTGTGAACATATGGGCATACCACAGTGCACGACGGATGGTATATGTGAACCCTGAGACTGGAGAAATGCAGGAGCAGCACAAGCTGATGAACCGGAGAGGTCATATGTGGATCAGATGGTTCTCGTATGCCACTTTGAAGAGCATGGATGAGGATTTGGCAGAGGAATCAGATTCTGAACCCCCTGATCGGAGATGGCTGTGGCCCTCAACTGGTGAAGTCTTTTGGCAGGGTGTGTATGATAGGGAGCGAAACGTGCACCAGCAgcagaaggaaagaaggaaacaaCGGAGTAGAGATAAGATTCAAAGAATAATAATGCGAAAACGCCAAAAAACCCTTGGAAAGTACATAAAACCCCCACCTGAGGAGACTGGTGATTTGAACACTACAAGAGCTCTTTGA
- the LOC103716004 gene encoding aluminum-activated malate transporter 9-like, with the protein MNGKNGCIKIDVTLSPNAVLPGFLKKSSVGKDFILSKWVRDVWGFAREDTNRAIFALKVGLAMLLVSLLILVRAPFKVFGTNIIWSILTVGIMFEYTVGATFNRGFNRAVGSLLAGIFAIMVIEIAVHSGHVAEPYVIGLSIFLVGAITSFMKLWPSLVPYEYGFRVTLFTYCLIIVSGYRMGNPMRTAMERLYSIAIGGLVAILVNVLICPMWAGEQLHKELVNSFNSVADSLEECVQKYLRDDGSDHPEFSKTVIDEFPDEPAYKKCRETLNEAARLDSLASSAKWEPPHGRFWHFSYPWSEYIKVAAVLRHCAYEMIALHGCLHSEIQAPYNLRITFQSEILDATSQAAELLRSLGNDISNMRCSLHPSLLKRLHSSTGCLQRSIDLHSYLLTSTHNFYDRPAKPTDKLSNTLTLEDFSGLFTKVSSDGEPNPNPAVPTQAESYHETMRKQQRRLYSWPSREVDDFEDGGVDTDMIPRMRALESTAALSLATFTSLLIEFVARLDHLVDAVDALAKMAKFKRESAS; encoded by the exons ATGAATGGCAAGAATGGTTGCATCAAGATCGACGTAACCTTGTCGCCGAATGCCGTGCTGCCCGGATTCCTCAAGAAATCCAGTGTCGGTAAGGACTTCATCCTGAGCAAATGGGTTCGAGATGTGTGGGGGTTTGCCAGGGAGGACACAAACAGGGCGATCTTTGCACTAAAGGTGGGCCTTGCCATGCTTCTTGTGTCGCTGTTGATACTTGTACGAGCGCCTTTCAAGGTATTTGGCACCAACATCATCTGGTCCATCCTCACTGTCGGTATTATGTTCGAATATACTGTCG GTGCCACCTTCAACCGAGGATTCAATCGAGCTGTTGGAAGCTTGCTTGCTGGAATCTTTGCAATCATGGTGATAGAAATAGCTGTGCACAGTGGTCACGTTGCAGAGCCATATGTCATTGGACTAAGCATCTTCCTTGTTG GAGCTATAACGTCCTTCATGAAGCTGTGGCCATCTCTTGTTCCCTATGAGTATGGCTTCAGAGTCACCCTCTTCACGTACTGCCTCATCATCGTCTCTGGTTACCGCATGGGCAATCCAATGAGGACTGCCATGGAACGACTTTACTCAATCGCAATCGGAGGGCTTGTCGCCATCCTTGTGAATGTCCTCATCTGTCCGATGTGGGCTGGTGAGCAGCTTCACAAGGAGCTCGTCAACAGCTTTAATTCTGTCGCTGACTCGCTCGAAG AATGTGTacagaagtatttaagagatgATGGATCGGACCACCCAGAGTTCTCGAAGACAGTTATTGATGAATTCCCTGATGAACCTGCCTACAAGAAATGTCGAGAAACATTGAATGAGGCAGCAAGATTAGATTCTTTG GCAAGCTCGGCAAAATGGGAGCCACCACATGGAAGGTTTTGGCACTTCTCTTACCCATGGTCCGAGTACATCAAGGTGGCTGCAGTGCTCCGGCACTGCGCCTATGAGATGATAGCGTTGCATGGCTGCCTGCATTCAGAGATACAG GCACCATACAATCTTAGAATCACATTCCAGTCAGAGATCCTCGATGCCACAAGCCAAGCAGCAGAGCTGCTTCGCAGCTTGGGAAATGACATAAGCAACATGAGGTGCAGCCTTCACCCAAGCCTGCTAAAACGTCTTCATAGCTCTACTGGTTGTCTGCAGCGCTCCATTGACCTGCACTCCTATCTCTTAACCTCAACACATAATTTTTATGATCGCCCTGCCAAACCAACTGACAAACTTTCTAACACTTTAACCCTTGAAGACTTCTCTGGCCTCTTTACCAAAGTAAGCAGCGATGGTGAACCCAATCCAAATCCTGCAGTGCCTACGCAAGCTGAGTCGTATCATGAGACTATGAGGAAGCAACAGAGGAGGCTCTATTCGTGGCCTTCAAGAGAAGTGGACGACTTTGAAGATGGAGGCGTTGATACTGACATGATTCCACGAATGCGGGCTCTGGAAAGTACTGCAGCTTTGTCCCTTGCCACTTTC